A single window of Taeniopygia guttata chromosome 1, bTaeGut7.mat, whole genome shotgun sequence DNA harbors:
- the LOC100229427 gene encoding arylsulfatase D isoform X1 has protein sequence MIWQLTCHWSPLVTPLIFGLLLQAPFTQPSTITQPNFVLLLADDLGIGDVGCYGNDTIRTPNIDRLAKEGVKLTQHIAAAPLCTPSRAAFLTGRYPLRSGMDAVNDYRVIFWNAGSGGLPANETTFAKILQHQGYSTGLIGKWHQGVNCESRNDHCHHPLKHGFDYFYGMPFTLISDCQPTETPEMDRAFRRKLWLSTQMIGLITLTAVLGRLTGLISVHWKTLTCLAGFSLLFFISWFSSYGFVRYWNCIMMRNHGITEQPMVTDRTTSLILRESISFIERNKHKPFLLFLSFLHSHTPLLTTEKFLGRSRHGLYGDNVEEMDWMVGQVLDAIDKEGLKETTLVYFASDHGGWLERQEGERQLGGWNGIYKGGKSMGGWEGGIRVPGIFRWPGVLPAGTVIDEPTSLMDIYPTVVHLAGGEVPQDRVIDGRDLLPLLRGAVARSEHEFLFHYCGVHLHAVRWHQKDTGAVWKAHFMTPIFSPPGAGACYDRGFCPCFGEGVTHHEPPLLFELSQDPSEAKPLSAATEPLFDTVIRKIGRAIEEHRRTLTPVPEQLSVSNVVWKPWLQPCCGTFPFCWCDKEGDNKLVDL, from the exons GACCCCCAACATTGATCGCCTGGCAAAGGAAGGAGTGAAGCTGACCCAACACATCGCTGCAGCCCCACTCTGCAcccccagcagagcagctttcCTCACTGGCAGATATCCCCTCCGATCAG GGATGGATGCTGTAAACGATTACCGTGTAATTTTTTGGAATGCTGGCTCAGGAGGGCTTCCTGCAAACGAAACCACTTTTGCCAAAATACTGCAGCACCAAGGCTACAGCACAGGACTGATAG GGAAGTGGCATCAAGGTGTTAACTGTGAATCCCGCAATGACCATTGTCATCACCCTTTAAAACATGGATTTGACTATTTCTATGGGATGCCTTTTACACTAATAAGTGACTGTCAGCCAACAGAAACACCGGAGATGGACAGAGCCTTTAGAAGGAAGCTCTGGCTTTCCACTCAAATGATTGGCCTCATTACACTCACTGCTGTCCTTGGGAGACTGACTGGCTTGATTTCAGTCCACTGGAAAACACTGACCTGCCTTGCTGGGTTCAGTCTCCTGTTCTTCATATCCTGGTTCTCAAGTTACGGATTTGTACGGTACTGGAACTGCATTATGATGAGAAACCATGGAATTACTGAGCAGCCAATGGTGACAGACAGAACTACGTCCCTTATCTTGAGAGAGTCCATTTCATTTATTGAAAG AAATAAGCACAAGCcattcctcctctttctttcctttctccattCCCACACCCCTCTCCTCACCACAGAGAAGTTTCTTGGGAGGAGCAGACACGGTTTATATGGAGACAATGTAGAGGAGATGGACTGGATGGTGG GCCAGGTTCTAGATGCTATTGACAAGGAAGGCTTGAAAGAAACTACACTAGTTTACTTTGCCTCCGATCATGGTGGATGGCTGGAAAGGCAAGAAGGGGAAAGACAGTTGGGTGGCTGGAATGGAATATACAAAG gTGGAAAATCTATgggaggctgggaaggaggaatcCGCGTCCCAGGGATATTTAGATGGCCAGGAGTGTTACCTGCAGGCACAGTTATTGATGAACCTACAAGCCTTATGGATATTTATCCTACAGTAGTTCATTTGGCTGGAGGGGAAGTGCCTCAGGACAG GGTGATCGACGGCCGGGACCTGCTGCCTTTATTGCGGGGAGCGGTGGCGCGCTCGGAGCACGAGTTCCTGTTCCATTACTGCGGCGTTCACTTACACGCCGTGCGCTGGCACCAGAAGGACA ctggagctgtttgGAAGGCTCATTTCATGACTCCCATTTTCAGTCCTCCTGGAGCAGGGGCTTGTTATGACAGAGGATTTTGCCCATGCTTTGGGGAAGGAGTGACCCATCATGAGCCTCCATTGCTGTTTGAGCTCTCACAAGACCCTTCTGAAGCCAAACCTCTCTCAGCTGCCACGGAGCCCCTCTTTGACACTGTCATAAGGAAGATTGGCAGAGCCATAGAGGAGCATCGCAGGACGCTGActccagtgccagagcagctctccGTGTCCAACGTGGTGTGGAAGCCATGGCTGCAGCCATGCTGTGGGACGTTCCCATTCTGTTGGTGTGATAAGGAAGGTGATAATAAACTTGTTGACCTATAA
- the LOC100229427 gene encoding arylsulfatase D isoform X2, with the protein MDAVNDYRVIFWNAGSGGLPANETTFAKILQHQGYSTGLIGKWHQGVNCESRNDHCHHPLKHGFDYFYGMPFTLISDCQPTETPEMDRAFRRKLWLSTQMIGLITLTAVLGRLTGLISVHWKTLTCLAGFSLLFFISWFSSYGFVRYWNCIMMRNHGITEQPMVTDRTTSLILRESISFIERNKHKPFLLFLSFLHSHTPLLTTEKFLGRSRHGLYGDNVEEMDWMVGQVLDAIDKEGLKETTLVYFASDHGGWLERQEGERQLGGWNGIYKGGKSMGGWEGGIRVPGIFRWPGVLPAGTVIDEPTSLMDIYPTVVHLAGGEVPQDRVIDGRDLLPLLRGAVARSEHEFLFHYCGVHLHAVRWHQKDTGAVWKAHFMTPIFSPPGAGACYDRGFCPCFGEGVTHHEPPLLFELSQDPSEAKPLSAATEPLFDTVIRKIGRAIEEHRRTLTPVPEQLSVSNVVWKPWLQPCCGTFPFCWCDKEGDNKLVDL; encoded by the exons ATGGATGCTGTAAACGATTACCGTGTAATTTTTTGGAATGCTGGCTCAGGAGGGCTTCCTGCAAACGAAACCACTTTTGCCAAAATACTGCAGCACCAAGGCTACAGCACAGGACTGATAG GGAAGTGGCATCAAGGTGTTAACTGTGAATCCCGCAATGACCATTGTCATCACCCTTTAAAACATGGATTTGACTATTTCTATGGGATGCCTTTTACACTAATAAGTGACTGTCAGCCAACAGAAACACCGGAGATGGACAGAGCCTTTAGAAGGAAGCTCTGGCTTTCCACTCAAATGATTGGCCTCATTACACTCACTGCTGTCCTTGGGAGACTGACTGGCTTGATTTCAGTCCACTGGAAAACACTGACCTGCCTTGCTGGGTTCAGTCTCCTGTTCTTCATATCCTGGTTCTCAAGTTACGGATTTGTACGGTACTGGAACTGCATTATGATGAGAAACCATGGAATTACTGAGCAGCCAATGGTGACAGACAGAACTACGTCCCTTATCTTGAGAGAGTCCATTTCATTTATTGAAAG AAATAAGCACAAGCcattcctcctctttctttcctttctccattCCCACACCCCTCTCCTCACCACAGAGAAGTTTCTTGGGAGGAGCAGACACGGTTTATATGGAGACAATGTAGAGGAGATGGACTGGATGGTGG GCCAGGTTCTAGATGCTATTGACAAGGAAGGCTTGAAAGAAACTACACTAGTTTACTTTGCCTCCGATCATGGTGGATGGCTGGAAAGGCAAGAAGGGGAAAGACAGTTGGGTGGCTGGAATGGAATATACAAAG gTGGAAAATCTATgggaggctgggaaggaggaatcCGCGTCCCAGGGATATTTAGATGGCCAGGAGTGTTACCTGCAGGCACAGTTATTGATGAACCTACAAGCCTTATGGATATTTATCCTACAGTAGTTCATTTGGCTGGAGGGGAAGTGCCTCAGGACAG GGTGATCGACGGCCGGGACCTGCTGCCTTTATTGCGGGGAGCGGTGGCGCGCTCGGAGCACGAGTTCCTGTTCCATTACTGCGGCGTTCACTTACACGCCGTGCGCTGGCACCAGAAGGACA ctggagctgtttgGAAGGCTCATTTCATGACTCCCATTTTCAGTCCTCCTGGAGCAGGGGCTTGTTATGACAGAGGATTTTGCCCATGCTTTGGGGAAGGAGTGACCCATCATGAGCCTCCATTGCTGTTTGAGCTCTCACAAGACCCTTCTGAAGCCAAACCTCTCTCAGCTGCCACGGAGCCCCTCTTTGACACTGTCATAAGGAAGATTGGCAGAGCCATAGAGGAGCATCGCAGGACGCTGActccagtgccagagcagctctccGTGTCCAACGTGGTGTGGAAGCCATGGCTGCAGCCATGCTGTGGGACGTTCCCATTCTGTTGGTGTGATAAGGAAGGTGATAATAAACTTGTTGACCTATAA